Proteins co-encoded in one Pseudomonas fluorescens genomic window:
- a CDS encoding DUF3182 family protein has product MTPIPRNKIVVAHSVRPDAPQHEVQTNKALARWLAQILGLKFGGSYDAQKHKGRDLYLLPTQTIVGAVNALEMGIKGPDDLWGGFVEHDFICTKAISHGLRSHQANAPQGWSPLFSERIRNVVLDGLSVFALEDARPAAEHLLYSGPIRLKPIHACAGRGQEVVKSLDAFDEILARPEAATLFSEGVVLEQDLSQVVTHSVGQSFIGDRVLSYCGDQYLTEDARGEEVYGGSNLLVVQGGYDELLKLDLPDDVRLAIEQAQVFDRAADEAYPRFYASRRNYDIAQGLDNDGQPRSGVLEQSWRMGGASSAEVVALQSFVNDPSMRAIRVSSVETYIDRALPADAIEVYRGPAENSDFLLKYVTVQSYDG; this is encoded by the coding sequence ATGACCCCGATACCTCGCAACAAAATAGTGGTCGCCCATTCCGTACGCCCCGACGCGCCGCAACACGAAGTGCAGACCAACAAGGCGCTGGCCCGTTGGCTGGCGCAGATTCTCGGGCTGAAATTCGGCGGCAGTTACGACGCGCAAAAGCACAAGGGCCGTGACCTGTATCTGTTGCCGACCCAAACCATCGTCGGCGCCGTCAACGCTCTGGAAATGGGGATCAAGGGCCCGGACGATCTGTGGGGCGGTTTCGTCGAACACGATTTCATCTGCACCAAAGCTATCAGCCATGGCTTGCGCAGCCATCAGGCCAACGCACCGCAAGGCTGGTCGCCACTGTTTTCCGAACGCATTCGCAATGTCGTGCTCGACGGGCTCAGTGTGTTCGCCCTGGAAGATGCACGACCTGCCGCCGAACATTTGCTCTACAGCGGGCCGATTCGCCTCAAGCCGATCCACGCCTGTGCCGGGCGCGGTCAGGAAGTGGTCAAGAGCCTGGATGCGTTCGACGAAATCCTCGCCCGACCCGAGGCTGCAACGCTGTTCAGTGAAGGCGTGGTGCTGGAGCAGGACCTGAGCCAGGTCGTCACCCACAGCGTCGGCCAGTCGTTCATCGGCGACCGGGTGCTCAGTTACTGTGGTGATCAATACTTGACCGAAGATGCCCGCGGCGAAGAGGTCTATGGCGGTTCAAACCTGCTGGTGGTGCAGGGCGGTTATGACGAATTGCTGAAACTGGATCTGCCGGACGATGTGCGGTTGGCCATCGAGCAGGCACAGGTTTTTGACCGGGCGGCGGATGAAGCCTATCCACGGTTCTACGCTTCGCGACGCAACTATGACATCGCCCAGGGCCTGGACAATGATGGCCAGCCGCGCAGCGGTGTCCTCGAACAGTCCTGGCGCATGGGCGGCGCCAGCAGCGCGGAAGTGGTGGCGTTGCAGAGTTTCGTCAATGACCCTTCGATGCGCGCGATCCGCGTCTCGTCGGTGGAAACCTATATCGACCGTGCCCTGCCGGCG
- a CDS encoding GlxA family transcriptional regulator, giving the protein MGVERAVAELGVLIYPGAQMAAVHGLTDLFGVADRIAVEHQTVQLPRLRVSHWQVENEQAPVRVYDSHPVEETGLLAVLIPPSIAGFSAEQASAGLLQWLRAQHARGATLGGVCVGSWLLAESGLLNGRSATTHWTSAKAFAERYPDINLKADTPIVDDGDLITTAGLMAWSELGLRLVDRLLGPSIASATARFLVMDHSDSASACGSNFAPILSHGDAAILKVQHWLQSTGATDVSLAAMAGRSGLEERTFLRRFRAATGLKPTEYCQHLRVGKAREMLEFTNGTIDHIAWTVGYQDPGAFRAIFKKITGLAPSDYRNRFGVSPPPALAR; this is encoded by the coding sequence ATGGGCGTTGAAAGGGCCGTTGCCGAGCTGGGCGTGCTGATTTATCCCGGCGCGCAAATGGCGGCGGTGCATGGCTTGACCGACCTGTTCGGCGTGGCCGACCGGATCGCTGTCGAGCATCAGACCGTACAATTGCCGCGGCTGCGCGTGAGTCACTGGCAGGTCGAGAACGAGCAGGCTCCGGTCAGGGTTTACGACAGTCATCCCGTTGAAGAAACGGGTTTGCTGGCGGTGCTGATCCCACCTTCGATCGCTGGGTTCAGCGCAGAGCAGGCATCGGCTGGGCTGCTGCAATGGCTGCGCGCCCAGCATGCCCGTGGTGCGACGCTGGGCGGCGTTTGCGTAGGCTCGTGGTTGCTGGCTGAAAGCGGACTGCTCAATGGTCGCAGTGCCACCACTCACTGGACCTCGGCCAAGGCCTTTGCCGAGCGCTATCCGGATATCAATCTCAAGGCGGATACACCGATTGTCGATGATGGCGACCTGATCACCACGGCCGGTCTGATGGCCTGGTCGGAATTGGGGTTGCGGCTGGTTGATCGTTTGTTGGGGCCGAGCATCGCCAGCGCCACCGCGCGGTTTCTGGTGATGGATCACAGCGACAGCGCCAGTGCCTGCGGCAGCAATTTTGCGCCGATTCTCAGTCATGGCGATGCCGCGATTCTCAAGGTCCAGCACTGGCTGCAAAGTACTGGCGCGACCGACGTGTCGCTGGCGGCGATGGCCGGGCGCTCGGGCCTGGAAGAACGCACCTTTCTGCGCCGGTTCCGGGCCGCGACCGGCCTGAAACCCACCGAGTACTGCCAGCACCTGCGGGTTGGCAAGGCCCGGGAAATGCTCGAGTTCACCAACGGCACCATCGACCACATCGCGTGGACGGTGGGGTATCAGGATCCGGGAGCGTTTCGCGCCATCTTCAAGAAAATCACCGGGCTGGCGCCGAGTGACTACCGCAATCGGTTCGGCGTGAGCCCGCCGCCGGCGCTGGCGAGATAG
- a CDS encoding cysteine hydrolase family protein: MARQALIVVDIQNDYFPQGKWPLTGVDAAADNAARLIAAFREAGDPVIHIRHEFTSADAPFFTPGSEGARLHPKVLNRADEPVVLKHFVNAFRETELQSILDEQDIKELVVVGSMSHMCIDGVVRAAADLGYTVTVIHDACATRDLEFNGLTVPAAQVHAAFMSSLAFAYANVVCAQEFLSNSR; encoded by the coding sequence ATGGCCAGGCAAGCACTCATCGTAGTCGATATCCAGAACGACTACTTCCCCCAAGGCAAGTGGCCGCTGACGGGCGTCGATGCCGCCGCCGACAATGCCGCGCGGCTGATCGCCGCGTTCCGTGAAGCGGGTGATCCGGTGATCCACATCCGTCACGAATTTACCTCGGCGGATGCCCCGTTCTTTACCCCGGGCTCCGAGGGCGCAAGGCTGCACCCCAAGGTACTCAACCGCGCCGATGAACCCGTGGTGCTCAAGCACTTCGTCAACGCGTTCCGCGAAACCGAGCTGCAATCGATCCTGGACGAACAAGACATCAAGGAACTGGTGGTGGTCGGCAGCATGAGCCACATGTGCATCGACGGCGTGGTCCGGGCAGCGGCAGACCTGGGCTATACGGTCACAGTGATCCACGATGCCTGCGCCACCCGCGACCTGGAATTCAATGGCCTGACCGTGCCGGCCGCTCAGGTGCATGCGGCATTCATGTCTTCGCTGGCGTTCGCCTACGCCAACGTGGTTTGCGCGCAGGAGTTCCTCTCCAACAGTCGTTGA
- a CDS encoding YjfI family protein yields MKQMRAGLAAAGYVKHETWVLPENRSLLKQMEQQLRQPILAGSFMSENYMSAGNNWNIDSLYNAFKALDEVASQEITLSLIQSSEPSLKLEMNEFGGLPIHIAIAGQQIIVDTVLVDIDSITDVRAFNDAVLRSREMFPLSSIGIETMPNGQTVYNMFGALSADSSLTNVVTEVKTLVDNVQRASEAFEHFFK; encoded by the coding sequence ATGAAGCAGATGCGCGCGGGCCTGGCTGCCGCCGGTTATGTGAAACACGAAACTTGGGTGCTTCCCGAAAACCGAAGCTTGCTCAAGCAAATGGAGCAACAGCTACGCCAACCGATTCTGGCTGGCTCATTCATGTCGGAGAATTACATGAGCGCAGGCAACAACTGGAACATCGATAGCCTCTACAACGCTTTCAAGGCACTGGACGAGGTGGCTTCGCAAGAGATCACGCTGTCCCTGATCCAGAGCTCCGAACCCAGCCTCAAGCTGGAAATGAACGAATTCGGCGGCCTGCCGATTCATATCGCCATCGCGGGTCAGCAGATCATCGTCGACACCGTACTGGTGGACATCGATTCGATCACCGACGTGCGCGCCTTCAACGACGCGGTACTGCGCAGCCGGGAAATGTTCCCACTGTCGTCGATCGGCATCGAAACCATGCCCAACGGCCAGACCGTCTACAACATGTTCGGCGCGCTGAGTGCGGATTCGAGCCTGACCAACGTGGTCACCGAGGTGAAAACCCTGGTCGATAACGTGCAGCGCGCCAGCGAAGCCTTCGAACACTTCTTCAAGTAA
- a CDS encoding PspA/IM30 family protein: MTQSIWSKLFTALRGGANEVGEAIVDQQALRILDQEIRDADSALSNARRELVTIMAKHKLSADRVSEYDAKIKDLEAKAVSALNAGREDLAMEVAEAISTLTNDLATEKAQSDEFGTYADNMRKDINKAEARIKSLRQQVDMAKARDSVQKAQVSASIASGGANGKLETAVGTLNRLQEKQKQRAAELNAQDELADATTGNDLERKLREAGITPNEGSANAILERLKQKSAQ, translated from the coding sequence ATGACTCAGTCCATCTGGAGCAAGTTGTTCACCGCACTGCGCGGCGGCGCCAATGAAGTCGGCGAAGCGATTGTCGACCAACAAGCCCTGCGCATCCTCGATCAGGAAATCCGTGACGCCGACAGCGCCCTGTCCAACGCTCGTCGTGAACTGGTCACCATCATGGCCAAGCACAAACTGTCCGCCGATCGCGTGAGCGAGTACGACGCCAAGATCAAGGACCTGGAAGCCAAGGCGGTCTCCGCCCTGAATGCCGGCCGTGAAGACCTGGCGATGGAAGTGGCCGAAGCGATTTCGACCCTGACCAACGACCTGGCCACCGAGAAAGCCCAGAGCGACGAGTTCGGTACCTACGCCGACAACATGCGCAAGGACATCAACAAGGCCGAAGCGCGGATCAAGAGCCTGCGTCAGCAAGTGGACATGGCCAAGGCCCGTGACAGCGTGCAGAAAGCGCAGGTCAGCGCATCCATCGCCAGCGGCGGCGCCAATGGCAAGCTGGAAACTGCAGTCGGCACCCTGAACCGTCTGCAAGAAAAGCAAAAGCAGCGCGCCGCCGAGCTGAACGCTCAGGACGAACTGGCCGATGCCACGACCGGCAACGATCTGGAGCGCAAACTGCGCGAGGCCGGCATCACGCCGAACGAGGGCAGCGCCAACGCAATCCTCGAACGCTTGAAGCAGAAGTCGGCCCAGTAA
- a CDS encoding DUF2491 family protein — MGWLKNLLGTGSAPAREAASGPLGLAQGKAIRFDTTLALLLDGSTSVRVPDAQAIWSAGWIDLGQSNKLYRYYLNNEDFWLQVHVTGDDQIESVTLFNYLSYVTVNSDAELQRLAGPNSLIGLPAYTHDGVSFTREWGTERGQTELVPLTEQVINPDESYTIEHHSMLYARETGLTDRRELLLFSVEQDEEGTVSLSTSLGISLYTTDLSTI, encoded by the coding sequence ATGGGATGGTTAAAGAACTTGCTCGGCACCGGCTCGGCACCCGCACGCGAGGCGGCCAGCGGCCCGCTGGGTCTGGCGCAGGGCAAGGCGATCCGCTTCGATACGACCCTCGCTCTGCTGCTCGACGGCAGCACCTCGGTACGGGTTCCCGATGCCCAGGCGATCTGGAGCGCCGGCTGGATCGACCTCGGCCAGTCGAACAAGCTGTATCGCTATTACCTGAACAACGAAGACTTCTGGCTGCAGGTCCATGTCACCGGCGACGATCAGATCGAATCAGTGACGCTGTTCAATTACCTCAGCTACGTCACGGTCAACAGCGATGCCGAGCTGCAGCGCCTGGCGGGCCCGAACAGCCTGATCGGCCTGCCGGCCTACACCCATGACGGCGTGTCCTTCACCCGGGAATGGGGCACCGAACGCGGCCAGACCGAACTGGTCCCGCTCACCGAGCAGGTGATCAATCCCGACGAGTCCTACACCATCGAACACCATTCGATGCTGTATGCCCGGGAAACCGGCCTGACCGACCGTCGCGAACTGCTGCTGTTCTCCGTCGAACAGGATGAAGAAGGCACTGTCAGCCTGAGCACATCGCTGGGCATCTCGCTGTACACCACCGATCTGAGCACCATTTAA
- a CDS encoding DUF350 domain-containing protein — MLEVLSVSLNKAALVGFAAYLIGAVLLFMLFQFVYTRITPHKEFELIRSGNNAAAIALSGAIIGFAIPASNIIAHSINVLDFVLWAVIAAAVQLLAFLATGLVLKGTSQRIANGEVAAGIYVAAVAISVGMLNAACMTPSY, encoded by the coding sequence ATGCTGGAAGTGTTGTCCGTTTCCCTGAACAAGGCCGCGCTGGTCGGATTCGCCGCCTACCTGATCGGCGCCGTGCTGCTGTTCATGCTGTTTCAATTCGTCTACACGCGCATTACGCCGCACAAGGAATTCGAGCTGATTCGCTCCGGCAACAACGCAGCGGCCATTGCCCTGTCGGGCGCGATCATCGGTTTCGCGATACCGGCAAGCAACATCATCGCCCACTCGATCAACGTCCTCGACTTCGTCCTCTGGGCCGTGATTGCGGCCGCGGTGCAACTGCTGGCATTTCTGGCCACCGGGCTGGTGCTCAAGGGCACGTCCCAGCGCATCGCCAACGGTGAAGTGGCCGCCGGCATCTACGTGGCAGCGGTGGCGATCAGCGTCGGCATGCTCAACGCCGCCTGCATGACCCCGTCCTACTGA
- a CDS encoding DUF1190 domain-containing protein — protein sequence MKRSKYVQLSLAASVALAISGEAAAQEQQRTFQSVEQCVDAEVAADACSNAYVAALAEHRRIAPAYDDKAKCDADFAAGWCQKNSDGRFAPKLGGFKVAQNSEPVQNLDSIANAQMPAGNAEPAQTTQSTTHVSSGGGSSNGWLTGWLIGNAMSNNSRTVYRDRDTRQTYDTSTLNRRIESAPTTRSNSDYTSSRSKPVNVASSTSRGGFGSQSSARSGWGGWGSSSS from the coding sequence ATGAAACGAAGCAAGTACGTTCAACTGTCCCTGGCCGCTTCGGTGGCCCTGGCGATTTCCGGTGAAGCGGCCGCGCAGGAACAACAGCGCACCTTCCAGAGCGTGGAACAGTGCGTCGACGCCGAAGTGGCAGCCGATGCCTGCTCGAATGCCTACGTCGCGGCCCTGGCCGAGCACCGGCGCATCGCCCCGGCCTATGACGACAAAGCGAAGTGCGACGCAGACTTTGCCGCCGGCTGGTGTCAGAAGAATTCCGACGGCCGCTTTGCACCGAAACTCGGTGGTTTCAAGGTGGCGCAAAATTCCGAACCGGTACAGAACCTCGATTCGATTGCCAATGCGCAGATGCCGGCGGGCAATGCCGAACCTGCCCAGACAACTCAGAGCACGACCCACGTTTCCAGCGGTGGCGGGTCGAGCAACGGCTGGCTCACCGGATGGCTGATCGGCAATGCCATGAGCAACAACTCGCGGACGGTGTATCGCGACCGCGATACGCGTCAGACGTACGACACTTCGACGCTGAACCGGCGTATCGAATCGGCGCCGACCACTCGCAGCAATTCGGACTACACCAGCTCCCGGAGCAAACCGGTCAACGTGGCATCCTCTACTTCCCGTGGCGGTTTCGGCAGCCAGTCCAGCGCACGCAGCGGTTGGGGCGGCTGGGGCAGTTCGAGCAGCTGA
- a CDS encoding glutathionylspermidine synthase family protein, which produces MKKIHCAERHDWKQTAESLGFLFHTIDDEPYWDERAYYQFTLAQIENDLEDPTAELHEMCMDLVDRVVHSEELLDRLSIPAPYYDMIRTSWLEGHPHLYGRMDFSYNGTGPAKLLELNYDTPTSLYEAAAFQWGWLEQCIERGMLPRHADQFNSIDTRLHEAFAALKLKRPFYFASMKGSVEDKGTTDYLRLIAEKVGIESRHIDIEDIGLTTDGRFVDLEDRWIPHLFKLHAWEFIFHEPFGAAIADCDTQFFEPAWKAILSNKGALPLLWELHKGHPNLLAAHLDPNPGGAVPKGWVRKPYFSREGANIELQTAEGLIVKEDGPYTDAPFILQEFAPLPKFDDSYTLIGSWVIGDQAAGIGVREDNSLITKDSSRFLPHLILD; this is translated from the coding sequence ATGAAGAAGATCCATTGCGCCGAGCGCCACGACTGGAAACAGACGGCCGAAAGCCTCGGCTTTCTGTTCCACACCATCGACGATGAGCCTTACTGGGACGAGCGCGCGTATTATCAGTTCACGCTCGCACAGATCGAAAACGATCTCGAGGATCCGACCGCCGAACTGCACGAGATGTGCATGGATCTGGTGGACCGGGTCGTGCACAGCGAGGAACTGCTCGATCGCCTGAGCATCCCCGCGCCGTACTACGACATGATCCGAACGTCGTGGCTGGAAGGTCATCCGCATCTGTATGGGCGCATGGACTTCTCCTACAACGGCACCGGGCCGGCGAAGTTGCTGGAGCTCAACTACGACACCCCCACCAGCCTGTACGAGGCCGCGGCGTTCCAGTGGGGCTGGCTGGAACAATGCATCGAGCGCGGGATGCTGCCGCGCCATGCCGACCAGTTCAACAGCATCGATACCCGACTGCATGAAGCCTTTGCCGCGCTGAAACTCAAGCGCCCGTTCTACTTTGCCTCGATGAAAGGCTCCGTCGAGGACAAGGGCACCACCGACTATCTGCGCCTGATCGCGGAAAAGGTCGGCATCGAATCCCGACACATCGATATCGAAGACATCGGCCTGACAACCGATGGACGTTTCGTCGATCTCGAAGACCGCTGGATCCCGCATCTGTTCAAGCTGCATGCCTGGGAGTTCATCTTCCACGAACCGTTCGGTGCGGCCATTGCCGATTGCGATACGCAGTTTTTCGAACCGGCGTGGAAGGCCATTCTCTCCAATAAAGGCGCCCTGCCTCTGCTCTGGGAATTGCACAAGGGCCATCCGAATCTGCTGGCCGCCCATCTCGATCCGAATCCGGGCGGCGCTGTACCGAAAGGCTGGGTGCGCAAACCGTACTTCTCCCGGGAAGGTGCCAACATCGAGTTGCAAACAGCCGAAGGCCTGATCGTCAAAGAGGACGGCCCCTACACGGATGCGCCTTTCATCCTGCAGGAATTTGCGCCGCTGCCGAAGTTCGATGACAGCTACACGCTGATCGGTTCCTGGGTCATAGGCGATCAGGCGGCGGGGATTGGCGTGCGCGAAGACAACAGCTTGATCACCAAGGATTCGAGCCGGTTCTTGCCACACCTGATTCTTGACTGA
- a CDS encoding single-stranded DNA-binding protein, with amino-acid sequence MARGVNKVILVGTCGQDPEVRYLPNGNAVTNLSLATSEQWTDKQTGQKVEKTEWHRVSMFGKVAEIAGEYLRKGSQVYIEGKLQTREWEKDGIKRYTTEIVVDMQGTMQLLGGRPQQGDQQGGGNNYQQQAPRQQAPRPQQSAPQQRSAPAPQQAAPQPAPDFDSFDDDIPF; translated from the coding sequence ATGGCCCGTGGGGTTAACAAAGTCATATTGGTCGGCACTTGCGGCCAGGATCCCGAAGTTCGCTACTTGCCTAACGGTAACGCCGTGACCAACCTGAGTCTGGCAACCAGCGAACAGTGGACCGACAAGCAGACTGGTCAGAAGGTCGAGAAGACCGAGTGGCACCGCGTATCGATGTTCGGCAAGGTTGCCGAAATCGCCGGCGAATACCTGCGCAAGGGTTCGCAGGTGTACATCGAAGGCAAGCTGCAGACCCGCGAGTGGGAAAAAGACGGTATCAAGCGTTACACCACCGAAATCGTGGTCGACATGCAAGGCACCATGCAACTGCTCGGCGGCCGTCCACAGCAGGGCGACCAGCAAGGCGGTGGCAACAACTATCAGCAGCAGGCGCCACGCCAACAGGCTCCGCGTCCGCAGCAGTCGGCTCCTCAGCAGCGTTCGGCCCCGGCTCCACAGCAAGCCGCACCGCAACCAGCCCCGGATTTCGACAGCTTCGATGACGACATTCCGTTCTGA
- a CDS encoding MFS transporter translates to MHDPHSERMSGSETRAASGLALVFAFRMLGMFMVLPVLATYGMDLAGATPALIGLAIGAYGLTQAIFQIPFGIISDRIGRRPVIYLGLIVFALGSVLAAQADSIWGVIAGRVLQGAGAISAAVMALLSDLTREQHRTKAMAMIGMTIGLSFAVAMVVGPLLTRAFGLSGLFLATGGMALVGIVIVLFMVPKSTGPLSHRESGVARQALMPTLKHPDLLRLDLGIFVLHAMLMSSFVALPLALVEKAGLPKEQHWWVYLTALLISFFAMIPFIIYGEKKRKMKRVLLGAVMTLMLTELFFWQFGDSLRALVIGTVVFFTAFNLLEASLPSLISKVSPAGGKGTAMGVYSTSQFLGSALGGILGGWMFQHGGLSVVFLGCAGLAAIWLAFAVTMREPPYVTSLRLPLSPEAIREAGLVERLRALVGVTDAVIVADEAAVYIKLDKELVDRDTLERLVNNPAEAACEA, encoded by the coding sequence ATGCACGATCCCCACAGCGAACGCATGAGTGGCAGCGAGACCCGCGCGGCGAGCGGTCTGGCCCTGGTGTTCGCCTTCCGTATGCTTGGCATGTTCATGGTGCTGCCGGTGCTGGCAACCTATGGCATGGATCTGGCGGGAGCGACCCCGGCCCTCATCGGGCTGGCGATTGGCGCTTACGGCCTGACCCAGGCGATTTTCCAGATTCCGTTCGGGATCATTTCCGACCGTATCGGCCGTCGTCCGGTGATTTACCTGGGACTGATCGTCTTCGCCCTCGGCAGCGTGCTGGCGGCCCAGGCCGATTCGATCTGGGGCGTGATCGCCGGTCGTGTCCTGCAAGGCGCCGGGGCGATTTCCGCTGCGGTCATGGCACTGCTTTCCGACCTGACCCGCGAACAGCACCGCACCAAAGCGATGGCGATGATCGGCATGACCATCGGCCTGTCGTTTGCCGTGGCCATGGTGGTCGGCCCGTTGCTGACTCGCGCATTTGGACTTTCCGGCCTGTTCCTGGCCACCGGCGGCATGGCGCTGGTCGGGATCGTGATCGTGCTGTTCATGGTGCCGAAGTCCACCGGGCCGCTGAGTCATCGGGAATCCGGTGTGGCGCGTCAGGCATTGATGCCGACGCTCAAGCACCCGGACCTGCTGCGCCTGGATCTGGGCATTTTTGTATTACATGCGATGTTGATGTCGAGCTTCGTCGCGCTGCCCCTGGCCCTGGTGGAAAAAGCCGGGCTGCCCAAGGAACAGCACTGGTGGGTCTATCTCACAGCCTTGCTGATCTCGTTCTTCGCCATGATCCCGTTCATCATCTATGGCGAGAAGAAACGCAAAATGAAACGAGTTTTGCTCGGCGCCGTCATGACGTTGATGCTCACTGAGCTATTCTTCTGGCAGTTCGGTGACAGCCTGCGGGCTCTGGTGATCGGGACGGTGGTGTTCTTTACCGCGTTCAATCTGCTGGAAGCTTCGCTGCCGTCGCTGATCAGCAAGGTTTCACCGGCAGGTGGCAAGGGCACGGCGATGGGCGTGTACTCCACCAGCCAGTTCCTCGGTTCGGCACTCGGCGGGATTCTCGGCGGCTGGATGTTCCAGCATGGCGGTCTGTCGGTTGTGTTCCTAGGATGTGCCGGGCTGGCTGCCATCTGGCTGGCCTTTGCTGTTACCATGCGCGAACCTCCCTACGTGACGAGCCTGCGCTTGCCGTTGTCGCCCGAGGCGATCCGCGAAGCGGGTCTGGTCGAGCGCCTCAGGGCCCTCGTGGGGGTAACAGATGCAGTGATAGTCGCCGATGAGGCGGCTGTTTACATCAAACTGGATAAAGAATTAGTGGATCGCGACACCCTCGAACGCCTGGTGAACAACCCGGCCGAGGCTGCTTGCGAAGCCTAG